Proteins from one Cellulosilyticum lentocellum DSM 5427 genomic window:
- a CDS encoding DUF6544 family protein has protein sequence MRRFKAARGKYKADGRRRDEMKKRGMRIMMYVIGILFILVGAILIFFQLPMSKTKSEFNQKKQEAINRQELIEGSFSEEDIKDLPEPLQRYFRYCGFIGMKKPNYMQVTYKDVDFIQGGKPLKMDYMHYNFITQPERVAFIDASVMGIPFQGLDHYLEGDGGMKGVIAKTINLFDVKGEGMNAAGLVTCLAEGLLLPSFILQDYVTWESIDNNHVKATLDYYGLKVSGIFTFDESGAFISFYTSDRMMADETTGTTQSVDWECIAEDYKEFDGIKYPIRLKAVWHEEQGDLVYFDSDQFKVTYY, from the coding sequence TTGCGTAGGTTTAAAGCAGCTAGAGGAAAATATAAAGCAGATGGAAGAAGACGAGATGAAATGAAGAAAAGAGGAATGAGAATAATGATGTATGTTATTGGTATACTGTTCATTTTAGTAGGAGCAATTTTAATCTTTTTTCAATTACCTATGTCAAAAACTAAAAGTGAATTTAATCAAAAGAAGCAGGAAGCAATTAATAGGCAAGAACTCATAGAAGGAAGTTTTAGTGAAGAAGATATTAAAGACTTGCCCGAGCCTCTTCAGCGCTACTTTCGTTATTGTGGTTTTATAGGGATGAAGAAACCTAATTATATGCAAGTTACTTATAAAGATGTAGACTTTATTCAAGGGGGTAAGCCTCTCAAGATGGATTATATGCACTATAATTTTATTACGCAGCCAGAGAGAGTAGCATTTATTGATGCTTCAGTAATGGGGATTCCTTTTCAGGGATTAGACCATTATTTAGAAGGAGATGGTGGTATGAAAGGTGTTATTGCAAAAACAATTAATTTGTTTGATGTAAAAGGAGAAGGAATGAATGCAGCAGGGCTTGTAACTTGTCTAGCCGAAGGGCTTTTATTACCTAGTTTTATTTTACAGGACTATGTAACATGGGAAAGTATTGATAATAACCATGTAAAAGCAACTTTAGACTATTATGGCCTAAAGGTAAGTGGTATTTTTACTTTTGATGAATCGGGGGCATTTATTTCTTTTTACACATCAGATAGAATGATGGCAGATGAAACAACCGGTACAACTCAATCTGTAGACTGGGAGTGCATTGCAGAAGACTATAAAGAATTTGATGGTATCAAGTATCCTATCCGTTTAAAAGCTGTTTGGCATGAGGAACAAGGTGACTTAGTGTACTTTGATTCTGATCAATTTAAAGTGACATATTATTAA
- a CDS encoding MarR family winged helix-turn-helix transcriptional regulator codes for MNEKDKQGYIFGQLFILANRLQYLGDQFDEQISLKQWGLLAALSKFEGGSASIGQAATFLGSSGQNVKKMAVILERKGFITIHTDEKDSRSVKLTLTEKAIEHAKSREEREGYFLEKLFQGMDENLLEVICVGLKQLEENIKQMEEDEMK; via the coding sequence ATGAATGAGAAAGACAAACAAGGGTATATATTTGGGCAGCTTTTTATACTAGCTAACAGACTACAATACTTAGGGGATCAATTTGATGAACAGATTTCCTTAAAGCAATGGGGGCTTTTAGCAGCGCTTTCTAAATTTGAGGGGGGAAGTGCTTCTATTGGTCAAGCTGCTACTTTCCTGGGAAGCTCAGGACAAAATGTTAAGAAGATGGCTGTCATTTTAGAAAGAAAAGGTTTTATTACTATTCATACAGATGAAAAGGATAGTAGAAGTGTGAAATTGACTTTAACAGAAAAAGCTATAGAACATGCCAAAAGTAGAGAGGAAAGAGAAGGGTATTTCCTAGAAAAACTTTTTCAAGGGATGGATGAGAACTTACTTGAAGTCATTTGCGTAGGTTTAAAGCAGCTAGAGGAAAATATAAAGCAGATGGAAGAAGACGAGATGAAATGA
- a CDS encoding VanZ family protein, with protein sequence MAINEIMRYVYVTLMVATLFFIPIMFIRVIYLHRKERWPIKNWKKEIAVILFIFYLLCLYQITALRFGGIGWNISNMMTRNTRVNMTPMVELWNWTVKGVWWHLFYNVIGNFAWFVPLGALVPALFISQRKPGRVMLIGAIVSASIEILQYILCTGVTDIDDVILNTIGAGIGYIVFKILYGIYKFLRGKLSKKK encoded by the coding sequence ATGGCAATCAATGAGATAATGAGATATGTATATGTAACATTAATGGTTGCTACATTATTTTTCATACCTATTATGTTTATAAGAGTAATCTACTTACATCGTAAGGAAAGATGGCCTATAAAAAATTGGAAGAAAGAGATAGCAGTCATACTGTTTATTTTCTATTTGTTATGTTTATATCAAATTACAGCCCTACGTTTTGGAGGTATTGGCTGGAATATAAGCAATATGATGACCAGAAATACTAGAGTTAATATGACGCCTATGGTAGAACTATGGAATTGGACAGTCAAAGGTGTTTGGTGGCATTTATTTTATAATGTCATTGGAAATTTCGCATGGTTTGTACCTTTAGGTGCCTTAGTGCCTGCTTTATTTATAAGTCAGAGAAAACCAGGAAGAGTAATGCTTATAGGAGCAATTGTTTCTGCATCTATAGAAATACTGCAATACATACTTTGCACTGGTGTGACAGATATTGATGATGTTATTCTTAATACCATAGGAGCAGGGATTGGATATATAGTATTTAAGATTTTATATGGTATTTATAAATTCTTGCGTGGAAAGTTATCTAAGAAAAAGTAG
- a CDS encoding M56 family metallopeptidase: protein MEIAILSQWLVSVFVMSTVTAAVIILARILIGKNLSPKFKYYLWGIFLLRLMMVQFPESSLSIFNLLGNEASSIYLQGKEEKALVEEGMQLTTMTGQMKDEMGSSTNNPVTHDQGPLFPDKDSSNNSKDKLADGKATSTYDLEALSDVFFHISDLSKAFEQDENQLVAVNAPEESNSKIVIVIYVLGCILCFAYMLMGYISFCYKSRRLLPINDEKLLMLVEQIKKDLHIKKKIALVYGENTCIAGIFKPILILKAGYSEEEYRAILTHELIHYRYGDLLVNWCLVLLQGLYWFNPVVYFVFKQIRQDQEILCDVRVLEKTNMSRVSYSEVLFKEATMMRGSIGAIAFARKESTTKKRIEVIAKGKKLSKVGIVLGVGLVVIIGGICLTNPNTLGANKQDTINQDAKNGAIKNQDYNKQQAISEGAKDATNQQENSDAPIGNSSEVVSEIEQYRDPIDIKNIQVASIKNKELANLITSLIDTTRIEVSYDYFNNFEADYIPATITDERHIQLVLALLARSDTSTISEKDMSGNSVKNQTIVFYQKDEKLAELYINYDTLYDQGWIQYGEYRFQLDEMLFRLLAATEEYRPEGSRIPEDVIELFGKYGYTPAFLMGSSERRLPKTLEVTSADDIENLYFALSIEMSKAIGLDYGEQLGDVGVLGKSITAEIYYLVESLPESDRPISDARGIVIRHEGKIVGAHMDSGRHSAVFYTLSGKSFDEVTSLTPVDYLAETVMADFERGGYSSDEELIATYFKALVDGDTKTYFKTVSTNTWLVILFTNMDNTTLFNEGTVRQLMNTFYKKVDILDIKLSKENDKLSSNRTKIYTVNYRIETNDTSILQNGEYPRMVILTNENGKWLVAGDGF from the coding sequence ATGGAAATAGCTATACTTAGCCAGTGGCTTGTAAGTGTGTTTGTGATGAGTACTGTAACGGCTGCAGTTATTATACTTGCCCGGATACTTATAGGGAAAAATCTTTCTCCGAAGTTTAAGTATTATTTATGGGGTATTTTCTTACTGCGATTAATGATGGTGCAGTTTCCTGAAAGCTCCTTAAGTATATTTAATTTATTGGGGAATGAGGCTTCTTCTATTTATTTGCAAGGTAAAGAAGAGAAAGCACTAGTAGAAGAGGGAATGCAGCTGACAACAATGACGGGGCAAATGAAAGACGAAATGGGTTCATCAACAAATAATCCAGTAACCCATGATCAAGGTCCATTATTTCCGGATAAAGATAGTTCAAATAATAGTAAAGATAAATTAGCTGATGGTAAAGCTACATCAACCTATGATTTAGAAGCACTAAGTGATGTATTCTTTCATATAAGTGACCTTTCTAAGGCTTTTGAACAAGATGAAAACCAACTGGTAGCTGTAAATGCCCCCGAAGAAAGCAACTCAAAGATAGTTATAGTTATTTATGTACTAGGTTGCATTCTATGTTTTGCATACATGCTAATGGGCTACATAAGCTTTTGCTATAAGAGTAGGCGACTATTACCTATAAATGATGAAAAGCTTTTAATGTTAGTAGAGCAAATTAAAAAGGATTTACATATTAAAAAGAAGATAGCCTTGGTATATGGAGAAAATACTTGTATAGCAGGCATTTTTAAACCAATTCTGATTCTTAAGGCAGGTTATAGTGAGGAAGAGTACCGTGCTATTTTAACCCATGAATTGATTCACTATCGTTATGGAGATCTTTTAGTGAATTGGTGTCTTGTTTTACTTCAAGGGCTGTATTGGTTTAATCCAGTAGTTTATTTCGTTTTCAAACAGATAAGGCAGGATCAAGAAATCTTGTGTGATGTAAGGGTCTTAGAAAAGACCAATATGAGCCGTGTGAGTTATTCAGAAGTTTTATTTAAAGAGGCAACTATGATGAGGGGATCCATAGGGGCTATAGCTTTCGCAAGGAAAGAAAGTACCACTAAAAAGAGAATCGAAGTCATTGCCAAAGGTAAAAAGTTGTCAAAAGTAGGAATTGTATTAGGAGTAGGATTAGTAGTCATTATAGGAGGGATATGCTTAACTAATCCTAATACCTTAGGTGCCAATAAACAAGATACGATAAATCAGGATGCAAAGAATGGGGCTATAAAGAATCAGGATTATAATAAGCAGCAAGCAATATCAGAAGGGGCGAAAGATGCTACAAATCAACAAGAAAATAGCGATGCTCCTATAGGAAATAGCAGTGAGGTAGTAAGTGAGATAGAACAATATAGAGACCCAATTGATATAAAAAACATACAAGTTGCTTCTATTAAAAACAAAGAATTAGCGAACCTAATTACTAGTTTAATAGACACTACTCGTATAGAAGTATCTTACGATTATTTTAATAATTTTGAGGCAGATTACATACCAGCTACTATTACTGATGAAAGACATATTCAGCTTGTATTGGCTTTATTAGCAAGGAGTGACACGAGTACAATCAGTGAGAAGGATATGAGTGGTAACAGCGTTAAAAATCAAACCATTGTATTTTATCAAAAGGACGAAAAGTTAGCAGAACTTTATATCAATTATGATACCTTATATGACCAAGGATGGATTCAATATGGCGAGTATAGATTTCAACTAGATGAAATGTTATTTAGATTACTAGCTGCTACAGAAGAATATAGGCCAGAAGGAAGCAGGATACCAGAAGATGTCATAGAGTTATTTGGCAAATATGGATACACACCAGCTTTTCTAATGGGAAGTAGTGAAAGGCGACTACCTAAAACGTTGGAAGTAACTAGCGCTGATGATATAGAAAATCTTTATTTTGCTCTAAGTATAGAAATGTCTAAGGCTATTGGTTTAGATTATGGAGAGCAATTAGGAGATGTAGGGGTATTAGGTAAATCTATCACAGCAGAAATTTATTACTTAGTTGAGTCTTTACCGGAATCAGATAGGCCTATATCAGATGCGAGAGGTATTGTTATAAGGCATGAAGGAAAGATAGTAGGAGCGCATATGGATTCAGGTAGACATTCGGCTGTATTTTATACCTTATCTGGAAAAAGCTTTGATGAAGTTACAAGTCTAACACCAGTAGATTATTTAGCAGAAACAGTCATGGCTGATTTTGAAAGAGGTGGCTATTCATCAGATGAAGAGCTCATCGCTACTTATTTTAAAGCTTTGGTGGATGGTGATACAAAGACTTATTTCAAAACGGTTTCCACTAACACTTGGTTAGTTATTTTGTTTACTAACATGGATAACACTACCTTATTTAATGAAGGCACAGTAAGGCAGCTAATGAATACCTTTTATAAGAAGGTGGATATTTTAGACATAAAGCTTAGCAAGGAGAACGACAAACTTTCTAGTAATCGAACAAAAATTTATACCGTTAATTATCGTATAGAAACCAATGATACAAGTATACTTCAAAACGGTGAATACCCAAGAATGGTTATTTTAACTAATGAAAATGGCAAATGGCTAGTTGCAGGAGATGGATTTTAA
- a CDS encoding YccF domain-containing protein, whose translation MSFLGNMIWFIFGGLIMGLSWFGIGLLWCITLVGIPVGVQCFKLAGLAFFPFGKEVTYGGGIGSLLCNILWIIFGGIPLAIEATIIGIVFCITIIGIPFGLQSFKIAKLALMPFGARVD comes from the coding sequence ATGAGCTTTTTAGGAAATATGATTTGGTTTATATTTGGTGGTCTCATTATGGGATTAAGTTGGTTTGGAATAGGCCTTTTATGGTGCATCACGTTAGTGGGTATTCCTGTAGGTGTACAGTGCTTTAAGTTAGCAGGTTTAGCTTTTTTTCCATTTGGAAAAGAAGTAACTTATGGTGGGGGCATTGGTTCACTTCTGTGCAATATTTTATGGATTATTTTTGGTGGTATTCCATTGGCCATTGAAGCTACTATTATTGGAATTGTTTTTTGCATTACCATTATTGGAATTCCATTCGGGCTTCAATCTTTTAAAATTGCAAAATTAGCTCTGATGCCATTTGGTGCAAGAGTCGATTAA
- a CDS encoding class I SAM-dependent methyltransferase, with translation MDKNKEKIKSNFDHEASAYDNSKASQFAKQSYPYMLNTLMPIRFETVLDVGCGTGSLLYEILDRKPQVKAVGVDFSEEMLKVARDKLPKRVELIQGDAEAIPFENKRFDVVVGSDILRYTTNPQLMIREMYRVLKVGGKIVLCDFCTASSLRAVKNLFNPLSKDGGLRIYAEDEVKEFLSKSGFDFVNYTKVTGNTFIATGDKRN, from the coding sequence ATGGATAAAAATAAAGAGAAAATAAAAAGTAATTTTGACCATGAGGCAAGCGCATACGATAATAGCAAGGCAAGTCAGTTTGCTAAACAAAGTTATCCGTATATGCTAAATACCTTAATGCCTATTCGGTTTGAAACCGTTTTAGATGTGGGATGTGGAACAGGAAGTTTGTTATATGAAATCCTAGATCGTAAACCACAAGTAAAGGCTGTTGGTGTAGACTTTTCAGAAGAAATGCTTAAAGTAGCTAGAGATAAATTACCAAAGAGAGTGGAACTTATCCAAGGAGATGCAGAAGCGATACCTTTTGAAAATAAACGTTTTGATGTAGTTGTGGGAAGTGATATTTTGAGATATACGACAAACCCTCAGCTTATGATAAGAGAGATGTATCGTGTACTTAAAGTAGGGGGGAAAATTGTTTTATGTGATTTCTGTACAGCAAGTTCTCTAAGAGCTGTTAAAAATCTATTCAATCCTCTTAGTAAAGATGGAGGCTTAAGAATTTATGCTGAAGATGAAGTAAAGGAGTTTTTAAGCAAGAGTGGATTTGATTTTGTTAACTATACAAAAGTGACTGGTAATACTTTTATTGCAACAGGCGATAAAAGAAACTAA
- a CDS encoding ABC transporter substrate-binding protein: MKKLLKISVLILGIFILPFSAYYGQAQEKLVELNWYFVGYGEDEDTELVEKAINKYIQNYTNLNCTINLHCYDWGSYNSKMAKKIKNREEFDICFTANWSLNYYDNAKEGAFLRLNELLPIYAPKTTALLGEGYLKGTEINGSCYGIPSYKNSVEQYSLFIRKDLAEKYKMNLSTVKNLEDMEPFFEVIKEKETDIYALNSQDVVYSFGLLNMKKLLPTENLYHEDAVAGPGAVYYDTKDYRVFNELERPEVIAFFKQMHSYYEAGYISGNAINEANRVMTNVFCTIDIAATAEHYDSTYQGYEYIRIPISNPIVPDYCITNAIQAISSTSKHPEEAIKFLELVNTDKYINNLLIYGIEDIHYTKVKGKNDIIQFTENHERYYYEIPWILGNVKNTYSFTETERKGKQEISIKNQMGQVDTTMGFVFDFTPVQEQIQKCELIWDPYVHYLSIGLYDPEVYVPIVLKSLEDCGSKEIIAEMQRQLDEWKNLQEK; encoded by the coding sequence ATGAAAAAGTTATTAAAAATATCTGTTTTAATTTTAGGAATATTTATCTTGCCGTTTTCGGCTTATTACGGTCAAGCACAAGAGAAGCTTGTTGAACTTAACTGGTATTTTGTAGGATACGGAGAAGATGAGGATACAGAGTTGGTAGAGAAAGCTATTAATAAATACATACAGAATTATACAAATTTAAACTGCACCATTAATCTTCACTGTTATGATTGGGGAAGTTATAATAGTAAAATGGCAAAGAAAATCAAAAATAGAGAAGAGTTTGATATATGTTTTACAGCAAATTGGAGTCTTAATTATTATGACAATGCAAAAGAGGGGGCATTTCTTCGGTTAAATGAGTTATTACCTATCTATGCTCCTAAAACCACAGCTTTATTAGGTGAGGGTTATCTTAAGGGTACTGAGATAAATGGTAGTTGTTATGGGATACCAAGTTATAAGAATTCAGTTGAACAGTATAGCCTTTTTATAAGAAAAGACTTAGCTGAAAAGTATAAGATGAACCTCTCAACTGTAAAAAACTTAGAGGATATGGAACCCTTCTTTGAAGTTATTAAAGAAAAAGAGACTGATATATATGCACTAAACTCACAAGATGTGGTATATTCTTTTGGTTTGCTAAATATGAAAAAACTACTACCTACTGAGAATTTATATCACGAAGATGCAGTAGCGGGCCCTGGAGCAGTTTATTATGATACTAAGGATTATAGAGTGTTTAATGAATTAGAAAGACCAGAGGTAATAGCGTTTTTTAAGCAGATGCATTCTTACTATGAGGCTGGATATATAAGTGGAAATGCTATTAATGAAGCAAACAGGGTTATGACAAATGTATTTTGTACTATAGATATAGCAGCTACAGCAGAACATTATGATAGCACATATCAAGGGTATGAGTATATTAGGATTCCTATTTCTAATCCCATAGTACCGGATTATTGTATTACAAATGCTATTCAGGCTATTTCCTCAACTTCTAAACATCCAGAAGAAGCAATAAAATTTCTAGAACTAGTTAATACGGACAAATATATAAATAATCTTTTAATTTACGGAATTGAAGATATTCATTATACAAAAGTAAAAGGGAAAAATGATATTATACAATTTACAGAGAACCATGAAAGATATTATTATGAAATTCCTTGGATATTAGGCAATGTAAAAAATACTTATAGTTTTACTGAAACAGAGAGAAAAGGTAAACAAGAAATATCTATTAAGAATCAAATGGGTCAAGTTGATACGACTATGGGATTTGTATTTGATTTTACCCCTGTACAAGAACAAATACAAAAATGTGAACTTATATGGGATCCATACGTCCATTATTTATCTATAGGATTGTATGATCCGGAAGTTTATGTTCCAATTGTTCTAAAGTCGCTAGAAGATTGTGGTTCAAAAGAAATTATAGCAGAGATGCAAAGACAGTTAGATGAGTGGAAAAACCTACAAGAAAAATAG
- a CDS encoding BlaI/MecI/CopY family transcriptional regulator, whose amino-acid sequence MDKQVKLSEAEWYIMNVLWENQKLEKDALELKQITKQLKEQTGWSSGTVRTMLLRLIDKGAVSVDQTTGVYKYSTLIDKERCVQEEASSFLERIYQGSISQFVACFAKKGKISKEEREEILQLINQMKEEE is encoded by the coding sequence ATGGATAAACAAGTGAAACTTTCAGAAGCAGAGTGGTACATTATGAATGTATTATGGGAAAATCAAAAGTTAGAGAAGGATGCACTAGAGTTAAAGCAAATTACAAAACAACTTAAGGAACAAACAGGTTGGAGTAGTGGTACAGTTCGTACCATGTTACTTAGGTTAATTGATAAGGGGGCCGTATCTGTAGACCAGACAACAGGTGTTTATAAATATAGTACACTGATTGATAAGGAAAGATGTGTACAAGAGGAGGCAAGTTCTTTTTTAGAGAGAATCTACCAGGGGTCTATTAGTCAATTTGTAGCTTGTTTTGCAAAGAAAGGAAAGATTTCAAAGGAGGAAAGAGAGGAAATTCTACAACTAATTAATCAAATGAAGGAGGAAGAATAG
- a CDS encoding PTS transporter subunit IIABC: protein MKQESNRMSNAFGILQRVGKAFMLPIALLPAAGILLGVGGALLNVAALENPPAIYEGLISFINLRGVTVALTVMRNVGDIVFGNLPLLFAIGIAVGLANSDKGTAALAGAVGFIIMHTAISTMLGLGVTPLGILTPDHTPTQYSSYVSTTLGIFTLNLSVFGGMIAGIIASILHNRYHKIQLPQVLGFFGGSRFVPIVTAVVMLVVGVILSFIWPVVQNGIAVIAKWVNELGALGTFLYGTIERGLIPVGLHHVFYTPFWYTAFVEGTVFLPNGATTIVDGANTAYFAQLSNMSALVGADAATMAQVVQGTTRFMAGKFPFMIFGLGGAALAMYKNARPEKKAYVGGLLASAALTAAVTGITEPIEFTFLFVAPILYAIHSVIAGLSYMIMDLLNVFVGMTFSGGLIDFALFGLLPAGAGVPTRWYYIIVVGIVFFAIYYLIFDFFIRRLNLKTPGREDEDDGVTEDSKGAAKGIVLAARVLAALGGQQNIKNIDACITRLRVGLHNKNEVDKEALKALGATGVLEVGDNVQAIFGGRSDNIKNDILDIMEGRVKPEDIDIAMGSAQEEISKSQPVKSASFEMTKGDGHGKMVESLLIPMKGELLTLKEIPDPVFSEGMMGQGFAIKPTEGKLYAPIDGTILTVFPSKHAIVIQTKKGHEVLMHFGLDTILLKGEGFTTHVEEGQEVNAGDLLLTVDIDAIVDKVPSLITPIVFPNLKDDEKVSLLKTGPVEAKMKDRVVIEK from the coding sequence ATGAAGCAAGAAAGTAATAGGATGAGCAATGCCTTTGGAATATTGCAACGAGTAGGAAAAGCTTTTATGCTTCCTATTGCATTATTGCCTGCCGCAGGTATTTTACTAGGTGTAGGTGGTGCATTACTTAATGTAGCGGCTTTAGAAAATCCACCTGCTATTTATGAGGGGTTAATTTCTTTTATTAATCTACGTGGTGTAACAGTTGCCTTAACCGTTATGAGAAATGTAGGAGATATTGTATTTGGAAATTTGCCATTGCTGTTTGCTATAGGAATAGCGGTAGGCTTAGCTAATTCAGATAAGGGAACAGCGGCATTAGCAGGGGCAGTTGGTTTCATTATCATGCACACAGCTATTTCAACGATGCTAGGACTAGGTGTTACGCCTTTAGGTATATTAACACCCGATCATACACCAACGCAGTATAGCTCTTATGTAAGTACAACTTTGGGTATTTTTACACTTAACCTCTCGGTATTTGGTGGTATGATTGCAGGTATTATAGCCTCCATTTTGCACAATCGCTATCATAAAATTCAACTGCCACAAGTCCTAGGCTTCTTTGGAGGATCACGTTTTGTACCTATTGTGACTGCAGTAGTTATGCTTGTTGTGGGGGTTATTTTATCCTTTATATGGCCAGTTGTACAAAATGGTATAGCTGTTATTGCTAAATGGGTTAATGAATTAGGAGCACTAGGAACCTTCCTTTACGGAACCATTGAAAGAGGTCTAATTCCAGTAGGACTTCACCATGTTTTTTACACACCATTTTGGTATACAGCCTTTGTAGAAGGAACAGTCTTCCTACCAAATGGTGCAACAACTATTGTAGATGGTGCTAACACAGCTTATTTTGCACAGCTTTCTAATATGTCGGCTTTAGTAGGAGCGGATGCAGCCACTATGGCACAAGTCGTTCAAGGAACAACACGCTTTATGGCCGGTAAATTCCCATTTATGATTTTTGGGTTAGGTGGAGCGGCACTAGCTATGTACAAGAATGCTAGGCCGGAAAAGAAAGCTTATGTCGGAGGACTTCTGGCATCAGCAGCTTTAACAGCAGCCGTTACAGGTATTACAGAACCTATTGAATTTACTTTTTTATTCGTAGCGCCAATTTTATATGCAATTCACTCAGTCATTGCAGGATTATCCTATATGATTATGGACCTTTTAAATGTATTTGTAGGGATGACTTTCTCGGGAGGATTAATAGACTTTGCTCTTTTTGGATTACTTCCAGCAGGAGCAGGAGTACCTACAAGGTGGTATTACATCATAGTAGTAGGTATTGTATTCTTTGCAATATATTATTTGATTTTTGACTTCTTTATTAGAAGACTTAATCTAAAAACACCTGGGCGAGAAGATGAAGATGATGGCGTTACCGAAGATAGTAAAGGTGCAGCAAAAGGCATTGTATTAGCTGCTAGAGTTTTAGCAGCATTAGGTGGTCAGCAAAATATCAAAAATATAGATGCCTGTATTACTAGACTTCGTGTTGGGCTTCATAATAAAAATGAAGTTGATAAAGAGGCTTTAAAAGCTTTAGGAGCTACAGGTGTACTAGAAGTAGGGGACAATGTACAAGCTATTTTTGGTGGACGATCAGATAATATTAAGAATGACATTTTAGATATTATGGAAGGCCGTGTTAAACCAGAAGATATTGATATCGCCATGGGAAGTGCACAAGAAGAAATATCAAAGAGCCAGCCAGTTAAGTCTGCAAGTTTTGAGATGACCAAGGGTGATGGACATGGTAAGATGGTTGAGAGTTTACTCATACCTATGAAGGGAGAGCTTCTTACTTTAAAAGAAATTCCAGACCCTGTATTCTCTGAAGGCATGATGGGACAAGGCTTTGCTATTAAGCCAACGGAAGGTAAGCTTTATGCACCTATTGATGGCACCATTCTTACGGTATTCCCAAGTAAACATGCTATTGTTATTCAAACTAAAAAGGGGCATGAAGTGCTGATGCACTTTGGGCTGGATACAATCTTGCTTAAGGGTGAAGGCTTTACAACTCATGTAGAAGAAGGCCAAGAGGTTAACGCAGGAGATTTACTGCTTACAGTAGATATTGATGCAATTGTGGATAAGGTGCCATCACTGATTACACCAATTGTATTTCCGAATTTAAAAGATGATGAAAAGGTGAGTTTATTAAAAACAGGACCTGTAGAAGCAAAAATGAAAGACAGGGTAGTTATTGAAAAATAG
- a CDS encoding GNAT family N-acetyltransferase, whose amino-acid sequence MITTKRLQLVPIEIKYAKDLLALWSDYEVVKYTYNPWCKTIEDCKARIEHIQKFIDPLHMNNWVILHHNELIGVAGVPTVSDEKGEYGLYYQLCQNHWGKGFGFEVAKALVDELFENTNATVILADAVTVNPASMRILEKVGMKQTHLEKKSFQREELVGDLMHYQLTRAEWEESKLI is encoded by the coding sequence ATGATTACAACTAAACGATTACAATTGGTACCAATAGAAATCAAATATGCTAAAGACCTACTAGCTCTGTGGAGTGACTATGAAGTTGTAAAATATACTTATAATCCTTGGTGCAAGACAATAGAGGATTGCAAGGCACGTATAGAGCATATCCAGAAGTTTATAGATCCACTACATATGAATAACTGGGTTATTCTTCATCACAATGAGTTGATAGGGGTAGCGGGGGTGCCTACTGTTAGTGATGAAAAAGGGGAGTATGGACTTTATTATCAACTTTGTCAGAACCACTGGGGAAAAGGATTCGGATTTGAAGTAGCAAAGGCTTTGGTAGATGAGTTATTTGAGAATACGAACGCTACAGTTATTTTGGCCGATGCTGTAACAGTTAATCCTGCTAGCATGAGAATCTTAGAAAAAGTGGGTATGAAACAAACCCATTTGGAAAAAAAGAGCTTTCAAAGAGAAGAATTAGTAGGAGACCTTATGCATTATCAACTCACTAGAGCAGAATGGGAAGAAAGCAAATTGATTTAA